The Procambarus clarkii isolate CNS0578487 chromosome 37, FALCON_Pclarkii_2.0, whole genome shotgun sequence nucleotide sequence gtagtttaagtagcgaacacaTACTGACGAATAACTTCCTAGACATGTTTTGTTAAATTAATCTTATATGCTATGTAGCTATCTATGCTAAACATTATTGTAAACATGTATTTTAGTAGTTAATATCATCGATTTAATATTACCAGtgatattattattgatattttatattatttgagATTTcaaggggtcccggtagtacagtcggcttcGTTCTTGACGCACAGTcaagaattccaggttcgaatccgaGCGGGACaggaatggttgggcacatttcctatcacctaatgcatctgttcacctagtagtgagTATTTACGCAGGAGTTTAGTCagcttattgtggggttgcatcctgggcggggtcagtaattcagccttgggggggaaggggagagcctcgataaaagccaaacgtgaatgaatacactctggcttcctgtccccgacagtgaattattaaaaataataaatttgcgacaatatgtgcagagaagtgcgactccAGGCAAcattatatcttggataagtcgctccatacAGGCAAcactatcttggataagtcgctccacacaggcaacactatcttggataagtcgctccacacaggcaacactatcttggataagtcgctccacacaggcaacactatcttggataagtcgctccacacaggcaacactatcttggataagtcgctccacacaggcaacactatcttggataagtcgctccacacaggcaacactatcttggataagtcgctccacacaggcaacactatcttggataagtcactccacacaggcaacactatatcttggataagtagccagtctccgtggtgtagtggtaagacactcgcctggcgttcctcgagcgctttgtcatgggttcgtatcctggccggggaggatttactgggcgtaaatccttaactgtagcctctgtttaacgcaacagtaaaatgtgtacttggttgtaacaacgattcttcgcggcggggatcgtattccagggacctgcccgaaacgctacgcgtactagtggctgtacaagaatgtaacaactcttgtatatatctcaaaaaaaaaaaaaaaagatatgatGCTTGGTGCATATATTGCATAAGGTAACAAGGAAACACAGCACAGTACAGTAGATAGATTTGTTGTTTCCCATTTGACCTTCGAGTGAGGAAAAGTCCAGCATTGGCTTGGTCAAGAAGTGCTGATAACTGGTGGATCTGTGCAGGGCTGTTCCAACCAAAAACTGTTTAAACAAATTAAACCATTCCAACTTTTACCATTCTCAAATAAAATGCAATAGACAATAGTGAGCTTATTGCTAACAACGGAATGTGACTTCAGTGGGCAAGCCGTTTCATTTTGTGATGTAGAGTCAAATAATTATACAATACTATACAGTACTTCTGAAATCAATAAATGTACATTTTACACTTTGACATCACATTATAGTTGGGTACATATAACTAATCTTTGCTAGTGAAACAAACATGACAAAATTGCCTGTGGGAAATTTCATTtccaaaattataataataaattggTGCTCACATGGGATTAACCTAATTCTCATTATGTATTTCAGATGTTTTCTGCACTGCACAGTACTGTACTGAAGAATTTATAAAAGGATCGCCTAGCAGTTTATTATAGTGTACTGCTTACTGTACTAAGAATGTGTGGCATTTGCTTCATTTGTGGCTTGTCAGTATCACCACACGAGTTGGAGGAAAAGGTAACTTGCTTATCTATTGGTACAAAATATAAAGCACTATAATGTATCAGTTATTTTACCTAATCATTCAACTGTATTTAATTTCCTGCAagtagtccccgtggtgtagtggtaagacactcgcctggcatttcgcaagcactttgttctgggttcatatcctggccgggggaggaTTTTCTGGGCAtcgatccttaactgtagcctctgtttacccaaccctaaaatgggtacctggttgttaaatgatttgacggggtcgtattccggggaacatcggattaaggacttgcccgaaacgctacgcgtgctagtggctgtacaagaatgtaagaactcttgtactgtactgtatatatataaataaaaaaaataataataataaataatataatgtgCCTACTGTCATTGTGGGGCTTTTGttcaatatacaaaaaaaattgtAAGATCTTGTATATTGCTTTAATTTTGTGGAGATATTCCCTAGCCAGTTTCACAGTAGATAGCAGGCTTTAACCCATGGAATGCACAGTCCTTTCAAAACTTGTTCACAATGGCGAGCAATTcttaaaatattttaaaagaaaaaTTCAATGAGAAAAATCCATAGGAGCTGTTGGAAGCTATTGATAGATAGAGAATGGGTGTGAGGACAACGACAAGGGCTGATAGAAGGGTACAAGAACAGGGCCTGACTTAGAGTGAGGGAATTCTTTTTACAGTTACCAAGAATGTGATATGTGAAATGGGGGTTCCTTCAACAAGCcatcagcttcctgtcctcattgaggccactagggttaatgGCCCtgaggtaaatcaggtaaatgaACATAAATAACATTCACCACTAGATAATCATTGTAAAATTGTTTTTCAGATACTTCCAAGTTACTCTTTTCTTAGTCATCGAGGCCCTGATGCTTGTGGAAGGGAGATTTTATCCATTAATGATGAGGTAAGTTTTATTAATACACTATACATCTTGCTATGTAGTTATTACCTATTACTACTGTCAAGGAGTAGGGAGGCATCGCATGAGAGAAAATAGGAGACCAAATAGGAAAAGTAGAAACATTACAAAAGAAATCTATTTGCCATACTAGACAACATATTAGAACATTACATAAAACCAGCACCATTACACTTTATCAATGCATCAACACAAGGATCCTACTGCTTCATACTGCTAGATGTAGAGTGCTTTGCATAATTTGTCATGTAAATATGTCAAACATTCTCTTTCTTAAACTGACCCAactatttgggctggacggtgacCACTGATCTTATTGCTATGGTACTAATCAATCTGTCATTTGTTTCTAGGTGACAGGATTGTTCGAAGGCTGTGTTTTGTGGCTTCAGGGACATgagccaacaccacaaccacttgtaGATCAGTATGGAAATATCTTGCTGTGGAATGGTGATATTTTTGCAGGCTTTGAGGTAGAGTATATATGTTTTTCTTAATACTTTTTAAAAAGGCCTCCAAATTGTTTAAATCTATTAATTTTTAAGTGTGTGTCTAAATTTTTGTTTAGGTTAGTCATGTAATATTCAACTTTCCTGACTTATTTGATACATGGCTATTTTGGTGTCATTTAGAGATAAACCAATACTTATATTTTGATTAATACTAATACTGAGCTTAAATTTTATaaatagttttatatttattttataaatagtTTTATAAATATTTTGATATTGATACATAATATTTAAATGAGAGGAGCCCTGAGCTAAGCGCTAGTTGTACTGTGCATTTGGGAAAATTGCACCAGGCCTCTGAGATCCACTTTTTTTTTAATCTACTGGAAGTCAGTATTGACAAAGGGAGTTGGGAATCAGAGATGAACctcaaaaaagagagagaaatctCTACCAGAAAGCATAGGTGCAACAAAGCAAATAGCTGCATGATGAAAACTAACTTCAAATAGGTAACAAAGCAACCAGCAGTGCCCCTatgtaaatacagtacagtactaatatTATTGTGCCTACTCAACACCAGTTGATAACCCAGGGCACCTGAGGATCCTTGCCAGCCCAGAACTGTACTgactttgttttttgttttgttttgcactTGGGCTTTATATCTCTGTCTGGGTGCTTTCTACTGTTACAGTTACACATCTAAGTGGTGTTGACTATCCCCGGAACTTCAGTTCTTCAGGAAGCCATTGTTATTTTATTTGTTCCTTGTTTTTACTTCACGATTGCGAGGTGGGGTGGCCTGGGGATCTGCTGAGGGACCCAATGGAAAGAgtcgtttcattatattcattaCTGCATTTTTCATAATTTTAATAACTTAAtttttaatgatttattaaatggtTTAAAATTCATGTAAAATTAAGAGATTTGAATGTATATGATTTAaactaatgtgtgtgtttttTCTCGTAATTTCAGATTCCAGGGGATCTTAGCGACACAAAATATATATCTGACTATTTGGCTACAAAAAACGAGGAGGAAATTTCATCCTTCCTGGGGACTATAAAAGGTCCTTGGTCACTTATTTATTACCAGAAAGAATCAAAAAAGTTATTTTTTGGGAGAGATGTCTTTGGCAGACATAGTTTGGTTTGGAAACTGCCTTCTGCAACTTCATCAGTGTTCCAGATAACATCTGTCTGTCAGCAAAATGAATATGTAAAGGAAATTCCAGCTTTtggactttattttgttgatTTTTCTGAAACTAATTTAAAAAAAGGATTTACAGTTAATTTAATTCCTTGGTCACATGTGGCTGAAGAAAGTCTTTTGTCTCTGGACTCTGTGATAAATGTCAAAAAGCACACAATAGTTTCAAGTGTGCAAACTTCTCTGAATATGTGTATTCCTTCAGATATTGTCATAGAGCAATTCAAGTCTTTACCAAGTTCATTAGATAAGGAAAATACAGAGAGATTATATTTAGCTCTTACAGATAATATTGAAAACCTGATAAAAGTATTAACAACCTCTGTCAGGAGAAGAGTCGAGAAAAGTCCACCAAAATGCCGCAGTTGTACAAACTCTCCAATAACGTGTAACCATTCAAGAATTGCAGTGCTGTTTTCGGGAGGTTTGGATTCTGCAATGCTTGCTCTTCTCTTAGATTCTTGTTTGTCAGAATCGGAAAGTATTGATCTATTGAATGTGGCATTTCTACAGAAACCTCTAAATAACaaagttaataaaaaaaataaaaaaaatgaagataaTTTACTTAAGAACTATGAAGTCCCAGACAGAATTTCTGGGAGACAGTGCTGGCTCCAATTACAAGAGTTGAGACCTTCTAGAAAATGGAATTTTGTGGAGGTAATTATGGAATAATATGAATTATCtgatacatgtactgtacatgtaTTTAATACAATTGAGCAGTTGATGTTGGTTGCCTATGGTAGCACTACAATCCCATGAAGGATATAAAGTTGCGTATAGCTTTTCCCTGTGATTATACTTGTTTTGAACTAAAGTACCAGTTAGTGGTCTGCTCCAGTATCTTCACTTCCATAATATTTTTCAGCGTTAAGTGCTGGCccatttcctggttttctcttaTTTATTTCAGTATTTTCATGTTTCTATCTGCTTGAGCATCCCTGACATTGTCAGGACAGTCGAGTTCAGGCCCCATTTGACTAGTGGAGGATTTTGatttataatttttctcttctggcATTTTGGGGCTCAGGTTCAGTATTGCCCTCCTCCATATTTTGAGCTTTTAATTGATTCATCAGACCTGAGCTTGGGTTTTTTCTTCAGATGTCACTATGCTGATTAGGGCAAGCACACATCAAGGTCAGGTAATTTGCAGCAGACTGGTTGATCTTACAACACAACAGTCTCCCAAGGGATTCCACTCTTTAGCATGACTGACTGCATCCCAGTTGTCATTGTATCAACTGGTGAGGCTCAGTTTGTTCTCTTTTCTTATGgagttggggccagattcacgaagcaggtatgcaagcacttacgaacctgtacatcttttctcaaactttggcgactttgtttacaattattaaacagttaatgtgctccgaagcaccaggaggctgtttataacaataacgacagttgattgggaagttttcatgcttgtaaactgtttattaaatgtaaacaaagctgtcaaagattaaggaaagatgtacatgttcgtaagttcttgcataactgcttcgtgaatctggcccctggactctACAGATATTCTGGCTTATGGCTATCAGGATTTAGCCTTTAGGCAGTCCACACTTAGATAAGTTGAATGTGCTCTCGTTTCCATCCACTTTCAATAGAGTGGTCAGTAGGTAAGGCTTCTTCCTCCTAGTTTTGCGAGATGTTTGACTTTCTGCAGGTAGACTGATTCGCCTCAACATAGAATCACCAGGACTGGAGCTAATGGGTTTTCCTACCCATTTTTCCTCTGTTCCTTGTTATATTGGTCCAGCTGGAGAGGTATGTAGGCAGGGTTATTCTTCTGGCTCCATGGTTTCTGACCCTTCAGGCTGAGTCCCTACAACCCTTCCCATGATGATGATTTTCCCAGCAGATTTCCCAATCTGCTGGGGATCTCAATGGTTTGAAGTTCTgcaaatctttgtgtttagagttTTTAGGCTTGATCTATCATTATCTGTATGGGACTCGGGTGGTGTCGCATTTATAACTTTTCTCAAGGCAGCAGTATGAGGTGAAGTGGCAGTAACTTTTCTGCGTCTTTCTCTTACTTAGGCACTTCTGTGCCGGGAACTGACACGGAAGTGTCAGGAACTGTTGTGAAATTATCTTGGGGCACTATTAATAAGACCCTTCCTAAaatccagtgttgaatgtaatgaaatgcctctttctggtgagTCACTCAATAGTTTCCAATCCCCACCTATTCCCTTcaatgaatgtctatggggtttgGGATGGCTAGTGAATAAGCTGGCTGGCCGATTGGGACCCTGAGTTGCCTGGGCTGCCATCTGGTGACAGGTAAGTATAGCTAGACAGTAATCCCACTGTGGGAACATCTGTTTGCATAATTTTCGTTTGGGTTGCAATTTTCTCCAAGCAGTTACTTGTCTTGGAGCACTTTGACTCTCCTAGCGAGTATTTTGCTCAGTTCTGTGGTAATCCCGGATCCTCAGGCTTC carries:
- the LOC123765842 gene encoding asparagine synthetase domain-containing protein 1 — encoded protein: MCGICFICGLSVSPHELEEKILPSYSFLSHRGPDACGREILSINDEVTGLFEGCVLWLQGHEPTPQPLVDQYGNILLWNGDIFAGFEIPGDLSDTKYISDYLATKNEEEISSFLGTIKGPWSLIYYQKESKKLFFGRDVFGRHSLVWKLPSATSSVFQITSVCQQNEYVKEIPAFGLYFVDFSETNLKKGFTVNLIPWSHVAEESLLSLDSVINVKKHTIVSSVQTSLNMCIPSDIVIEQFKSLPSSLDKENTERLYLALTDNIENLIKVLTTSVRRRVEKSPPKCRSCTNSPITCNHSRIAVLFSGGLDSAMLALLLDSCLSESESIDLLNVAFLQKPLNNKVNKKNKKNEDNLLKNYEVPDRISGRQCWLQLQELRPSRKWNFVEINVTGEELAQKRESDIRHLVAPLASVLDDSIGCALWFGGRGHGFLRGAPYTSPARVLLCGMGADEQLGGYSRHRGCFAAGGWSALLEEISMEISRIHTRNLGRDNRILTDHGRAPRFPYLDEDVVSLLNSLPVWIKANLYLPRGIGEKFLLRVTAAHLGLTVAAWLPKRAIQFGSRIAKLENSKEKGSDSCKRLVQR